In Eupeodes corollae chromosome 3, idEupCoro1.1, whole genome shotgun sequence, a single genomic region encodes these proteins:
- the LOC129949627 gene encoding uncharacterized protein LOC129949627: MDSGSVMSEPISTHHRSYGKQKSASMTILSQKNYNNYSKHAAQEKDSLEAKMSNLEISLSSSNQLNGRRRKGSSLGGALSSRSARTEAKELRSALQDREAVIQNLRIQLCLGKLPRPSGPPLEDSEKPAAEQKLLRLKADAENKRIAIRNLKTALDKLDITDNIDIRIRQAELEYALGREELQLLSIVEEARALQTRLDKSKPELNSLYSLVTSGINLCLHAVQATVGRWDAQVKPEAPGLYVDWALEGEGLYKGDRLLEVNGKLVTCKTKEELQKLIGISGECQLVVLRKKATTIPQKQIDQQKEDNLRLQHRISYLEEQVKELQHTKEHPTNGTTSGHVTSISISSSSQPSTPPEKPLVYQRGNYITTLVGGKPIEIVGTPQNGSTHVTKTMIKDVKHDRERSSVGYLPSKSLSASKISISSDSHSYSMQKKEKERKDRYAGDRSLQRPSRLSEQHRSNLHARSVEHLNHYTGHERRREMHKSESSRKHSTDSRSVKSLDFDGENETKKSHKSDSLSDNRARPTPPKKPLRLSLQRAQSLQTVELHPNSDADRKRSLKRAHFTEKSQEAILIENCSPLHTSSLGRQKHNI, encoded by the exons ACTATACTTTCacaaaaaaactacaataaCTATTCCAAGCATGCAGCACAAGAAAAAGATAGTCTGGAAGCCAAG aTGTCTAACCTTGAGATTTCATTGAGTTCATCAAATCAATTGAATGGCAGAAGAAGAAAAGGTTCATCGCTCGGTGGAGCACTTTCATCTCGATCTGCTCGAACTGAAGCAAAAGAGCTACGCTCTGCGTTGCAAGATCGCGAAGCTGTTATACAAAATCTTAGAATTCAATTATGTTTGGGAAAGCTTCCACGACCCTCTGGACCACCCCTAGAAGATTCAGAGAAACCAGCAGCAGAGCAAAAACTATTACGCCTCAAAGCTGACGCTGAGAACAAACGCATTGCAATTAGAAATCTCAAGACTGCTCTCGATAAATTAGATATAACAga CAATATTGACATTCGAATAAGACAAGCTGAGCTTGAGTATGCTCTGGGTAGGGAGGAACTGCAATTACTGTCGATAGTAGAAGAAGCAAGAGCCTTACAAACGAGATTAGATAAATCTAAACCCGAGTTGAACTCGTTGTACAG CCTTGTTACATCTGGAATCAATCTTTGTCTGCATGCTGTTCAAGCGACAGTTGGTCGTTGGGATGCCCAAGTCAAGCCTGAAGCTCCAGGACTCTATGTGGATTGGGCACTAGAAGGCGAAGGTCTTTACAAAGGTGATCGCCTTCTGGAAGTCAATGGCAAATTAGTCACTTGCAAGACTAAGGAGGAGTTACAAAAACTTATTGGAATTTCTGGTGAATGTCAGTTGGTGGTGTTGCGTAAGAAAGCAACAACTATTCCACAAAAACAAATCGATCAGCAAAAAGAAGATAATCTTCGCCTTCAACATAGAATCTCATACCTAGAAGAACAGGTCAAAGAATTACAGCACACAAAGGAACATCCCACGAATGGTACAACTTCGGGACATGTCACCAGTATCAGTATTTCTTCATCGTCACAGCCATCAACGCCTCCCGAAAAGCCATTGGTATACCAAAGAGGAAACTACATAACCACGTTAGTTGGTGGAAAGCCCATAGAAATTGTAGGAACGCCACAAAATGGTTCAACTCATGTGACAAAAACAATGATAAAGGATGTGAAACACGACAGAGAACGAAGCAGCGTTGGCTATCTGCCTTCGAAATCATTGTCTGCATCAAAAATATCCATCAGTAGTGATTCACATTCTTATTCAATGCAAAAAAAGGAGAAAGAGCGTAAAGATCGCTACGCCGGAGACAGATCTCTGCAGCGACCAAGTAGACTGAGCGAGCAGCATCGTAGCAACTTACATGCTAGAAGTGTCGAACATTTGAATCATTATACTGG gCATGAAAGACGTCGAGAGATGCATAAATCAGAAAGCTCACGCAAGCATTCCACTGATTCACGAAGCGTAAAGAGCCTAGACTTCGATGgggaaaacgaaacaaaaaaatcccACAAAAGCGATTCTTTATCTGATAACCGAGCTCGCCCAACGCCACCAAAAAAACCCCTTAGACTATCCCTCCAACGTGCCCAAAGCCTTCAAACTGTTGAGCTCCATCCAAACAGTGATGCCGATAGAAAACGATCTCTCAAACGAGcccatttcacagaaaaatcgCAGGAAGCAATTCTCATTGAGAATTGCAGTCCCTTGCACACTTCATCGCTAGGGCGTCAAAAGCATAACATTTGA